Within the Channa argus isolate prfri chromosome 12, Channa argus male v1.0, whole genome shotgun sequence genome, the region aaatggtaaatgttctgcacttatatagagcttttctacctatcaaagcgctttacactgcttcttattcacccattcacactcacaatcacacacacattcatacaccgatgggggagctgctatgcagctggccaacactcaccaggagcaactaagttggggttcagtgtcttgctcaaggacacttcgacatgtgaccggtggagctggggattgaactaacaactgtgagattggtggacaaccgctctaccttcctgcaccacagtcaccccagaAACAGAGGTTTCAGAGAACAACTCACAAGCTCTATCAGTGACATCCTCAAGACAGAacctgtagacctctgagaagCCCCCTCCTCACCCTCAGATAAActctacacagacacagatacacacacacacacacacacacaggctgcatTCAGGATCAAACATACTCTTCCACAATTGAAACATGTTACAATAGAATTCATTGATCCCAGCCTGACGCTctacccactgatccaccaggccacATGAATCATGCAGCTGCCTTCATACAAAGACCTGTTCTGTAATTTGGCCTGTAGcactttgtgtaaatgtacatttataaatgtttactgcagcagcacaaagaCAAGTACAGacaattgaaaaacaaagtatATTATAAGGACAGTAATGTCCAGTAaaccataaaagaaaaaagtttactGTATAAGTTTACTGTATAAAATACACTGTAACCATGATATACATATATAGTATGTACTATAcacatatgtaaataaagtaGTTATTTAAGGTGACTGATGGTGTAGAGTTCAGTAATCACAGTGTACTGATGTGTTGGTTCTGGTCCACAGGTGGTGTTGTACAGTCTGGGTCTGTAGAGGTTTGGGGTTTATCACATGATGTTTTATGGATTCAGCTGTAAATAAGTGGACACCTACGTGTGATTTACctgtttgtttgcctttgtgactggtggttttaattttCATCCATCACATCTTTGTCTGCTTCACAGGTGCGGATGAGGTCACCTAAGGTCAGGTGGTCATCAGAATTCAGAAGACTggtaaccatgacaacacagTGACCTTTCCTCAgtaaataacataaatacatCAGACACAGTTacattattgtgttgtttacATTTCAGAGCAGCCACATGACCCTGGTGTTGTGTGCTCATCAGCTCATCAAGGCTCGTATCTACACGTGAAGACTGAAGAAAGGGGGACCATGTCCAACGTCTCCTTAAGATACAGATTCTCCCTGTAATACTGCTGCTCACAGCTTCTTCAAACAGTTTTATCACTGGTTCTGTGGTGTGATGATTACTGCAGCAGGTTAACTGTGGTGTGTCCTCCTCAGGAACCATCAcatgacacacagacaaaacccaACCTGTAACCTGGACAGTCAGTCCCACGACCTGTTTAAACGTCATCATCCCTCCCAGGGACTGCACTTCCTGAGCACGGACCTGAGCTGGTGATGCTCAGCTGTGTTGCCTCTGACTAAGGTCAAAAGTCATAGACAGGACTAACATGTAAAGAAGAGTCCATGTTAAAGTACATGGGTTTATCATTGATGAGGAACATTGTGTAGTGTTGCAGTGATGTGTGTGGGTTGTTGGATCCAGAGTGTGACTGAGTGTGtgataaatatttcattaataaGTTAATTTGACCATAAACTGGTTTGATGTCTCATTGTTGAAGACATGGCCACAGAGTTAGAGCTgtagaaagacaaacatttattttattcttcatgCAGATCAGGTCCATGTACATGGTTATTTACAGCAACGCTCTGTTTACAGTTAAAATCAGaaagagggggggaggggggcaaacacaggacaggaagtaaacagtgtgaaaacacacaggaacagttataagaaataaaaatataaagggCTGGAGTGTCGAGGAAAAAGAGATGAGCTATGACAAGACAGTTTGTCACTGAGGGTTTATAAAGACACACCAGGGTCTCTGATGTCCCTCAGACAGTGAGGACTGGCCTCCTCAATGATAACACAGGGATGAGTGAAGGGGCTTAGGGTGAACACAGAGACACTTTGGtgtaaaatgtcttcagtgaTCCTCTGTCTACAGCTCAGGGGGACATTATGAGCTGCAGGTCACTAACACAGTATCTACAGTCACTGCATCAGTCCACACACAATATTCCACTGTGACCAAGTGAAAACAGGCTGTTGGACTTTTGTTTGATAGAAACTGTGTCAGAAAAGTCAAGTAGaagcttttttttacttttccttcaGTTGTCAGATTTAAGAACAACATGTAAATATCACAGTGTTAATTAAAGACATCCCCTCAAAGTATCAATGGACAATATACTTAAACTGTGgacatgtgttttctttattaaaggGTGTCGTCATACAGCCTCTTCTTGTCTTCatccattttctttctgttccaaAGTCAGATCAGATAAATAATCAAAGTGATGGATCAGCCATCAGTGGACCAGACCAGTTCctgaggagacagagaaaaacaaagtgatggTCAAACACAGACTCAGCACTGAGGTTCATATGATAACAGAGACATTGATCTCCTGTGAGTAAAAGGCAAAAACTGATCAATACACACTGATAGCTGGTTCTCTGCTTTTTCCATCATCATCAGGAGGCATCTGATTGGGCCCAGATTGATTTTGCAGCAGGACAATAAGTCAAACATCTGAAGAACTGCAGCTCTCACCTTTgtttaaatttcacattttcttccttGTGTGAAAAACTGAATTTGTGAACTGAACGTCACATCTGACCCTTTCACTTCAAACTCTTCAGTCTCTTAGTCCAACAACAGGCCCTTAGATGTAGATCAGCCTCTACATCACTGTGGTCTCTATATTACTGAGTCAGTCTTAGACAGAACTGCTGAGGGAAGGTGTGAACAGGTAACAGGGAGAACTGGATCTGGTTTAGAGTCAGCACTGACTGATTTTGTCTGTGTTAAACCAGAGTGACACAGTCAGAGAAAAACATCCCGTCACTTCCTTCTACTTCCTCTCCTGGGTCACTGCAGGCAGTAAGAAAACCAGACAGTAACCAAGTCACTAAACCAGGAGTGAAGAAAATGAGAACACAGCAGTGATCAGACCTTTTCCTTCAGCAGCATGAGATCTGACCTCAGGTCAGTCTGTCAGGTCTGTAGGTGAGGATACAGTAAAACCTCATGTAATGATTTAATCCACATCATGTAAAAACCTGCAGGGGGTGGTGTGTCAGTTAATGAACACATGTTTTAGAACTGAGCTGATGAACTAACATTAGAATTAAACTTCTGTATCCAGCAAAATCCATTGCATTATATTTTCCAGGATTTCAGAGTTATCAGCAGGATCCCAGAACCTCAGAACTGTGTAGTGGATTTATACTCACTTTTGACCAAGAGTTTCAAAGTTTTCTGTGCCAGGATGTCTACATCTCTGTAGACGATGCAGGTGTAGACGCCAGTGTCTTTACAGACTGGGTTCTTCAGgatcagactgaggtctccagtttccagcgggtctttcttcatctctgtgcGACCTCTGTAGgagctgtgctttttaaattcattgtttAGGCCCTTCCCAAACACGAGGACTGTTTTGTGGTTGGTGCCTGAGAGTCTCCACTTGACTGTGACATCCCCAGCCAGGTTAGCTGTAGTTTTAAAGGGCAGCAGGACAGACTCCACCCCCTCTGTCACCATCACTGAGAAGACAAGGAAGAAGAGGGtttagagacagaaaacacattagTCTCCACTTCTCTCCTGGTCTCCACCTGCAGCTGGGACACTGTTTTCTTTGGAGTTTGTGGGGAACTGAACCTGGTCTCTGTCAGTTTAAAAGAGGTAAGAGAGACACTTGAGGTTCAGTTTTATCTCACTGGATTCGGTGAGATCACTCTGCTGATGCAGTTAATCTGAACTCAAGTGATCTAATGGAATAAGGCCAACTCAACCAGATCACTTTAACACACAGTAAACATAACACATACCTATGTAGTTTTTATACACGATGACACCAACAGCAGCCAGTAGAACCAGGAAAACCAGGAGAACCAGGGAAGCTGCTAGAACCCAGGGCCAGACAGGAGGTTCTGTTGTCGACACAAATAACTCCAGTTTAAAATGACCCaatgttaaatacatttctgataaATTGAGAAAGTAAGTGATTTGTCCTCTGACCCGAGTCTGCTGAAGAGGTTTCTTTTAATTATTGTGTGATAAATTTGGTTTTGGACCCAGAAGAAGCTCAGACACAACGTGGGTTAAATTCAAAAGAGTTTATAAAGCACCATCAGGTTTTCTTATGGTGCTGGAACCAGGAGGGCTGGATTGAGTCTATCAGAACCCTCAGAACAACGTGAGGagaataatgaagaaaatgtgtactgcattaaaaccacaaactagACCTTTAATGTGGTTGGTAGACGACTTTCAGACTGATCTGATCTTTGAAGAATCTAAGAATTGCTGGCTTTTCACTTACACCCTGTTCCACCAGAACGAGGCTACAGATCATCGTACTGCAGCTGACTCACAGGACCAGAGCAGGTCTCTGGAAAAGAACTGACCAACACCAGAGCCAAGAAATGACTGAGAAACACTGTTCTAGACCCAGAACCAGGAGCAGTTGATGAAGGTCATTAGAAagcaaaatcttttttatatttactttaaattcttatatatgtttattttttatgtttttcctcattaatGAAGTTTAATcggttctgtttctgttttactaCCCTGAAAGTTCAGTTTATTCTGTACTTACATTTTGTACAGCTTTGACAAGCTTTTCAATCATCTGTGAAACCCTCTAAATTACATTAACCTGCACACAAAGttgaattgattgattgatttggGAAAAAAGGTGTCAAAAAGACCAGTATGATGGATGTCAAAGGTAAGTACAGACTCAGAAAATTATGTCCAGGAGGCCTGctaaaggttaaaggtc harbors:
- the LOC137136983 gene encoding myelin-oligodendrocyte glycoprotein-like translates to MKMFVVVLVLLQVSQHALGVEVYEGVESVLLPCQVNTSVSTVVWSREDLPDFTVHLRDESSDIYEDQNHYYWSRTSMRVDALQTGDLSLTLRKPTIRDSGKYLCTVRKFGQDQIQTGVQLLVTEPPVWPWVLAASLVLLVFLVLLAAVGVIVYKNYIVMVTEGVESVLLPFKTTANLAGDVTVKWRLSGTNHKTVLVFGKGLNNEFKKHSSYRGRTEMKKDPLETGDLSLILKNPVCKDTGVYTCIVYRDVDILAQKTLKLLVKRTGLVH